In Gimesia benthica, a single window of DNA contains:
- a CDS encoding alkaline phosphatase D family protein, translating into MQSLTRRMALKLFALGTTFFGFKKTTALTAAESESAAPVIGRWKKTNDRVWLGEEFWANPMEDWRIIDGAAECLSTGGSRNIQLLTHQLTNPKASFTMSVHVSQVEVKQQDGGVGFRIGVKSDINEYRSNCFAKSGIKAGVVNGKLILGNKEQKLKQPVDLKNCVLTVIGKPEGEKYSLTLMVSGSESDKPLDTISHTFPPQAVLGNVAVVSNFDPRFKRMIGARYRFSDWSVSGDAFTVSPEHEFGPILWSMYSLSDSRSKDGFVMKISALTGPLGEKDNKDIELQIEQDGKWKSLGTAPLDTDAWTATFRIANWNEKEKTPFKLIYKEQHSDGSESIAERTGIIRANPTGRPLKLGALTCQKDYGFPYEPVANNLLKVDPDLLYFSGDQLYEDHGGFGLIRDPAEPAILNYLRKYYMHGMAFGEAMRDRPTICIPDDHDVFQGNIWGEGGKKMVEGTTSSNGGYREPARMVNVVHKTCAGHHPDYYDPTPCLQNISVYYGDMVYGDVGFAILGDRQFKSGPEHVETGSGRADHVTDPNFDTSKLDKPGLELLGDRQEKFLEHWCDDWRGHTIKVLFSQTVFAGVATHHGGYDGYLKADLDCGSWPQTARNRAVRIIRKGMPLHINGDQHLTTLSQYGADEQRDSCWSFCTPAISAGYPRWWRPDEVGMEHENRPKHGLPNTGEYIDGFGNKVYVYAVGNPEPASKKNRYDLAHQKGSGFGLVLIDPKEKTYTLHSYRFLVDATDGKASNEFPGWPVTIHQKENGGETKLIS; encoded by the coding sequence ATGCAATCACTGACCCGACGGATGGCGCTGAAACTGTTTGCCTTGGGGACGACATTTTTCGGTTTCAAAAAAACAACAGCATTAACCGCAGCAGAGTCAGAGAGTGCCGCTCCTGTCATTGGCCGCTGGAAGAAAACAAATGATCGGGTCTGGCTGGGAGAAGAATTCTGGGCCAATCCGATGGAAGACTGGCGAATCATTGATGGGGCCGCCGAGTGCCTGTCGACGGGCGGCAGTCGCAATATTCAGTTGCTGACTCATCAACTGACGAATCCCAAAGCGTCGTTTACCATGTCCGTCCATGTCAGTCAGGTAGAAGTCAAACAGCAGGACGGTGGCGTTGGTTTCCGCATTGGGGTGAAGAGTGACATTAACGAATATCGCAGCAACTGTTTCGCGAAGAGCGGAATCAAAGCGGGGGTCGTCAACGGCAAACTGATCCTGGGCAATAAAGAACAGAAACTCAAGCAGCCGGTCGATCTGAAAAACTGTGTGTTGACTGTGATTGGAAAACCAGAGGGCGAAAAGTATTCTCTGACTCTGATGGTCAGCGGTTCTGAATCAGACAAGCCACTGGATACGATTTCGCACACCTTCCCTCCTCAGGCAGTGCTGGGTAACGTCGCGGTCGTCAGTAATTTCGACCCACGTTTCAAACGCATGATTGGTGCTCGTTACCGCTTTAGCGACTGGTCGGTTTCCGGCGATGCGTTCACGGTCAGTCCCGAACATGAATTTGGACCGATTCTCTGGTCTATGTATTCCTTGAGTGATTCCCGTAGCAAAGATGGCTTCGTGATGAAGATCAGCGCCCTGACCGGACCGCTGGGTGAGAAAGACAATAAAGACATCGAACTGCAGATCGAGCAGGACGGCAAATGGAAGTCCCTGGGTACCGCGCCCCTCGATACCGATGCCTGGACGGCTACTTTCAGAATCGCCAACTGGAATGAAAAAGAAAAAACGCCGTTCAAGCTGATTTATAAAGAACAGCATAGTGACGGATCCGAATCCATCGCCGAGCGAACTGGGATCATTCGTGCCAATCCAACCGGTCGTCCATTGAAACTGGGCGCGTTGACCTGTCAGAAGGATTACGGCTTCCCTTATGAACCGGTGGCCAACAACCTGCTGAAGGTTGATCCGGACCTGCTTTACTTTTCCGGTGACCAGTTATACGAAGATCACGGTGGATTTGGTCTGATTCGAGATCCCGCCGAACCTGCGATTCTAAATTACCTTCGCAAATATTACATGCACGGCATGGCCTTTGGCGAAGCAATGCGGGATCGGCCGACCATTTGCATTCCCGATGACCATGATGTTTTCCAGGGTAATATCTGGGGAGAAGGGGGCAAGAAAATGGTGGAGGGGACCACGTCTTCCAATGGTGGTTACCGGGAACCGGCGAGGATGGTCAATGTGGTTCACAAAACCTGTGCAGGGCATCATCCCGACTACTACGATCCGACTCCCTGTCTGCAGAACATCAGCGTTTATTACGGCGATATGGTGTATGGTGATGTCGGCTTTGCCATTCTGGGCGACCGTCAGTTCAAGAGTGGGCCCGAGCATGTCGAAACGGGCAGCGGTCGGGCAGACCATGTAACCGATCCCAACTTTGACACATCCAAGCTGGATAAACCGGGGCTGGAATTGCTGGGAGATCGCCAGGAGAAATTCCTTGAGCACTGGTGCGATGACTGGCGGGGACACACGATCAAAGTCCTGTTCAGCCAGACCGTCTTTGCCGGGGTCGCGACTCACCATGGCGGTTATGATGGTTACCTGAAAGCCGACCTCGATTGTGGCAGCTGGCCTCAGACTGCCCGCAACCGGGCTGTGCGTATTATCCGCAAGGGGATGCCGCTGCATATCAATGGCGATCAACATCTGACCACACTCTCCCAGTATGGAGCCGATGAGCAGCGCGACAGCTGCTGGTCTTTCTGTACTCCCGCGATTTCCGCAGGTTACCCCCGCTGGTGGCGTCCAGATGAAGTCGGCATGGAGCATGAGAATCGCCCGAAACATGGTCTTCCCAATACGGGTGAATATATAGATGGGTTTGGAAATAAGGTGTATGTCTACGCCGTAGGTAATCCGGAACCGGCTAGTAAGAAAAACCGCTACGATCTGGCACATCAGAAAGGCAGCGGCTTTGGTCTGGTATTGATCGATCCCAAAGAAAAAACGTATACGCTGCACTCCTATCGTTTTCTGGTAGATGCGACTGACGGGAAAGCGTCCAATGAATTTCCTGGCTGGCCGGTTACGATTCACCAGAAAGAAAACGGAGGTGAAACCAAACTGATCAGCTGA
- a CDS encoding alpha/beta hydrolase family protein: protein MMKCLLSLFACVFTLNSTLLVYSAEDLTVLTPLTEEAAESGLVYQALQKRAHEAFAKRKEVYENIKTPEDCEAYQKRMKDFFQTQIGGFPERTPLNPRVIGKLKGDGFRVENVIYESWPGHHVTANLYLPTTPPPYPGVLVPCGHSHNGKASDGYQRACMLLAKNGMAALCYDPIGQGERYQVLSEQPNEFFKGGSRYRPPHPQVQYYCTAEHTLMTVSSIPLGSNSARYRIWDGMRSIDYLVSRPEIDASRIGCTGNSGGGTLTSYIMALDERVQAAAPVCYSTMYRYLIDFNGPQDGEQNIFGQLAYGMDIADYTLMRAPKPTLICAGTHDSTFKIDGTWELFREAKRFYTRMGYAERVDIIEADAPHGFTIKLREGSARWMNRWLMHKENAIFEGDLPVFTDEELQCSQSGQILLDAGERSLFEINDGLNQQLAKERAELWSSGDLDTLRDQVREVSGIKRLEKLPRPTSQTVGSIERPGYTITKLIVKPDHGLPLPALLFEPKTPTGKRTLYLHGEGKQVDAAAGGPIEQRVKQGETVLAVDIRAIGETARKNNRKIGWSHGLLGPNYHEWAVAYLLGESMVKLRAEDILIAARFLSDYGSSDKPEKIELVAIGETGIPALHAAALEPQLFSEVDLSRMISSWGEVVKTPETQNQLINTVHGSLKVYDLPNLITLVGEERVKVSQPADVKAGLATREP from the coding sequence ATGATGAAATGCCTGCTGTCACTGTTCGCTTGTGTTTTCACTCTCAATAGCACGCTGCTCGTCTATTCTGCGGAAGACCTTACGGTCCTGACACCACTGACAGAAGAAGCGGCCGAGTCCGGACTGGTGTACCAGGCTCTGCAAAAACGGGCGCATGAGGCATTCGCGAAACGGAAAGAAGTCTACGAAAACATTAAAACCCCGGAGGACTGTGAAGCTTACCAGAAGCGGATGAAAGACTTCTTCCAGACACAGATTGGCGGATTTCCGGAACGAACGCCGCTGAATCCCCGCGTGATCGGAAAACTGAAGGGTGACGGATTTCGAGTCGAGAATGTGATTTACGAAAGCTGGCCCGGGCATCATGTGACAGCCAACCTGTATCTGCCCACCACGCCGCCCCCTTATCCGGGCGTGCTGGTCCCCTGCGGACACAGCCACAACGGAAAAGCGTCAGACGGTTACCAGCGGGCCTGCATGCTGCTGGCGAAAAATGGGATGGCAGCACTCTGCTACGATCCGATCGGGCAGGGGGAACGGTACCAGGTATTGTCAGAGCAACCCAATGAATTCTTCAAAGGAGGCAGTCGCTATCGTCCGCCTCATCCACAGGTACAGTATTACTGCACGGCAGAGCATACGCTGATGACGGTCAGCTCGATTCCCCTGGGCAGTAACTCCGCCCGCTATCGTATCTGGGACGGTATGCGGAGTATTGACTACCTGGTCAGTCGCCCGGAGATCGATGCCAGCCGAATCGGCTGTACGGGAAACTCGGGGGGAGGCACGCTGACGAGTTACATCATGGCCCTGGATGAACGGGTGCAGGCGGCAGCACCGGTCTGCTACTCGACCATGTATCGATACCTGATCGACTTCAATGGCCCCCAGGATGGCGAGCAGAATATCTTTGGCCAGTTGGCTTATGGTATGGACATCGCCGATTACACTTTGATGCGAGCCCCAAAACCGACGCTGATCTGCGCCGGCACACATGACTCGACTTTCAAAATCGACGGTACGTGGGAACTGTTCCGCGAAGCCAAACGATTCTATACACGCATGGGTTATGCGGAGCGGGTGGATATCATCGAAGCCGACGCCCCGCATGGATTCACCATCAAGCTGCGGGAAGGTTCCGCACGCTGGATGAACCGCTGGCTGATGCACAAGGAAAACGCGATCTTTGAAGGGGATCTGCCCGTGTTTACCGATGAGGAACTGCAATGTTCTCAGTCGGGGCAGATACTGCTCGATGCCGGCGAGCGTTCGCTGTTTGAAATCAACGATGGCCTGAATCAACAGCTCGCGAAAGAACGGGCAGAACTCTGGAGCAGCGGCGATCTAGACACGCTGCGGGATCAGGTACGTGAAGTGAGCGGAATCAAGCGACTGGAGAAACTGCCCCGCCCGACATCCCAAACTGTCGGCTCTATTGAGCGACCGGGTTACACAATCACAAAGCTGATCGTGAAACCAGATCACGGTCTCCCACTACCCGCGCTACTGTTTGAACCGAAAACCCCCACCGGCAAACGGACCCTCTATCTGCATGGTGAGGGCAAACAGGTAGACGCTGCAGCAGGCGGACCGATTGAACAGCGGGTCAAGCAGGGCGAGACCGTTCTGGCAGTAGATATTCGCGCGATTGGAGAGACTGCGCGTAAGAACAATCGTAAGATCGGCTGGTCACATGGTCTGCTGGGCCCCAACTATCATGAGTGGGCAGTGGCCTACCTGCTGGGTGAATCGATGGTCAAACTGCGGGCAGAAGACATTCTGATCGCCGCCCGGTTCCTGTCAGATTATGGTTCGAGCGACAAACCGGAAAAGATTGAACTGGTCGCGATCGGAGAAACGGGGATTCCCGCGCTGCATGCCGCGGCTCTGGAACCACAACTCTTTTCAGAAGTCGATCTGAGCCGGATGATTTCATCCTGGGGGGAAGTTGTGAAAACACCGGAAACGCAGAATCAGCTGATCAATACGGTGCATGGCTCGCTCAAGGTCTACGACCTGCCGAACCTGATCACTCTGGTCGGGGAAGAGCGGGTCAAGGTCTCCCAGCCGGCTGATGTTAAAGCGGGCCTGGCCACCCGAGAGCCTTAA
- a CDS encoding agmatine deiminase family protein, producing the protein MSEITRRLPAEWEPHQATLLCFPHNGNDWPGKYEVIQWAFIEIIRKVAEYERVLLVVKNESLQQKVHSMLQQAHANTKQVKFILQKTNRSWMRDSGPIVVQRSDGKREALQFRFNGWAKYPNHRLDWHIPSAVAQSLKLPLTEVTCQGRPVVLEGGAIEVNGRGTLITTEECLLDQKTQVRNPGFTKDDYAAVFAEYLGVSNVIWLGDGIEGDDTHGHVDDICRFVNPTTVVASVEPNKKDVNHRRLAQNLERLKSARLEDGSKLKVVEMPMPGRLDFEDLRLPASYVNFLVTNGCVLMPTFNDPHDARALGILSELYPDRQVIGIHAVDLVWGLGTLHCLSHEIAAAAK; encoded by the coding sequence ATGAGCGAGATCACCCGCAGACTGCCCGCCGAATGGGAACCACACCAAGCCACGCTACTCTGCTTTCCGCATAACGGCAATGACTGGCCAGGGAAGTACGAAGTCATCCAATGGGCGTTCATCGAAATCATCCGCAAAGTGGCCGAGTATGAGCGCGTGCTGCTGGTTGTTAAAAATGAGTCGCTGCAGCAGAAAGTTCATTCGATGCTGCAGCAGGCACACGCGAATACGAAGCAGGTCAAATTTATCCTGCAGAAGACGAACCGCAGCTGGATGCGAGATTCGGGACCGATCGTCGTACAGCGGAGTGACGGCAAACGCGAGGCACTGCAGTTTCGCTTTAACGGCTGGGCCAAGTATCCCAATCATCGCCTGGACTGGCACATCCCCTCTGCAGTCGCGCAGTCATTAAAACTTCCCTTGACGGAGGTCACCTGCCAGGGACGTCCCGTGGTTCTGGAAGGGGGAGCGATCGAAGTCAACGGACGGGGCACCCTGATCACAACTGAGGAATGTCTGCTCGACCAGAAAACCCAGGTGCGCAATCCCGGTTTTACAAAAGACGACTACGCCGCTGTCTTTGCAGAATATCTGGGCGTTTCGAATGTAATCTGGCTCGGGGACGGCATCGAAGGAGACGACACACACGGCCACGTGGATGATATCTGCCGGTTTGTGAATCCGACGACAGTCGTCGCCTCCGTGGAGCCGAACAAAAAGGATGTCAATCATCGTCGTCTGGCGCAGAATCTGGAGCGTCTGAAAAGCGCACGCCTCGAAGACGGCAGCAAACTCAAAGTAGTAGAAATGCCCATGCCGGGCCGTCTCGACTTTGAAGATTTACGTCTCCCCGCCAGCTACGTGAATTTTCTGGTCACCAACGGCTGTGTGCTGATGCCAACGTTTAACGATCCTCATGATGCCCGGGCACTGGGAATTCTGAGTGAGCTTTATCCGGACCGCCAGGTCATCGGAATTCATGCAGTCGATCTGGTCTGGGGGCTGGGAACGCTGCATTGTCTGAGTCATGAGATTGCCGCAGCAGCAAAATAA
- a CDS encoding carbon-nitrogen hydrolase, whose protein sequence is MVRRFQLALVQVSLNGTPDENLTKCLDWVRTAAEEGGQVICLPELYSSFYFCQKETTEYFKFAEPLYGPSFTAFSNLAKELGVVIVVPFFEKRTEGLYHNSAYVIDADGSEAGLYRKMHIPDDPCFYEKFYFTPGDLGFKAIPTRFGKIGTLICWDQWFPEGARITALSGANVLIYPTAIGWHPHEKEEYGPKQQDSWMTIQRSHAIANGTFVAAVNRVGFEQPEPEQAGLEFWGSSFICGPQGEIIVQASEDQEEILIAEVDLDQTAEVRQNWPFLRDRRIDAYSNILKLYHDDATP, encoded by the coding sequence ATGGTCCGTCGCTTCCAACTTGCACTGGTGCAGGTCTCACTGAATGGCACTCCGGATGAAAACCTGACGAAATGTCTGGACTGGGTCCGTACCGCCGCTGAAGAAGGGGGACAGGTTATCTGTCTGCCTGAACTCTACAGCTCATTCTATTTCTGTCAGAAGGAAACCACGGAGTACTTCAAGTTCGCCGAGCCCCTGTATGGTCCTTCCTTCACGGCCTTCAGCAACCTGGCCAAAGAACTGGGTGTCGTGATTGTTGTACCTTTCTTCGAGAAACGGACTGAAGGGCTGTATCACAACAGCGCCTACGTCATCGACGCCGATGGCAGCGAAGCCGGTCTGTATCGCAAGATGCACATTCCCGACGATCCCTGCTTCTACGAAAAATTCTATTTCACGCCCGGCGACCTCGGTTTCAAAGCAATCCCTACCCGCTTCGGCAAAATCGGGACACTCATCTGCTGGGACCAGTGGTTCCCCGAAGGGGCCCGGATCACGGCACTCTCTGGGGCGAACGTGCTGATTTATCCAACCGCCATCGGCTGGCATCCCCACGAAAAAGAAGAATACGGTCCTAAGCAGCAAGATTCCTGGATGACAATTCAGCGGAGTCACGCGATCGCCAACGGGACATTTGTGGCTGCAGTCAACCGCGTTGGCTTCGAACAGCCGGAACCGGAGCAGGCGGGCCTCGAATTCTGGGGCTCCTCATTTATCTGTGGGCCCCAGGGAGAAATTATCGTCCAGGCATCAGAGGACCAGGAAGAAATTCTGATTGCAGAGGTCGATCTGGATCAGACCGCTGAAGTTCGCCAGAACTGGCCCTTCCTGCGTGACCGGCGGATTGACGCTTATAGCAATATTCTGAAACTCTATCATGACGACGCCACTCCATGA
- a CDS encoding NAD-dependent malic enzyme, translated as MNSGRSTEEFSIQKRGHLLIEDPLLNKGTAFSEKERSQFGLVGLLPPHIDTLEEQVERSYEAFCDFQNDIDKHIFLRQLQDENETLYYRLLLEHITEMMPIVYTPVVGLACERFSHIYRRPRGIFISYPERDQMDEILENIERDIEVIVVTDGERILGLGDQGAGGMGIPIGKLSLYTLCGGIDPAKTLPILLDLGTNNEERLEDPRYVGWREHRIKGEEYDAFIDQFVQAVKKRFPDVLLQWEDFASVDAERILDKYRDDLCTFNDDIQGTAAVTTGTILAAIEAAGGKLTDQNIVMLGAGSAGVGICLQLKQAMLQSGLSEDEAKARFYVIDRDGLLHSGRNDLDELHQQLAQSPENLQGWDCDVSGAISFADVVRNAKPGVLVGATGQAGAFTEEIIREMASHEEHPVIFPLSNPTSRAEATPEDLLKWTDGKAVIATGSPFDPVEYNGVTHIIAQCNNSYIFPAMGLGIRASRARRVTDSMFMAAAFALKEASPALKDPTASLLPSLTIIRDVGRSIARAVAQAAIEAEVADSLTAEEIDQRIEETMWKPEYKSL; from the coding sequence ATGAATTCAGGACGGTCAACCGAAGAATTTTCGATACAGAAACGGGGACATCTGCTGATTGAGGATCCCCTCCTGAATAAGGGGACCGCCTTCAGCGAAAAAGAACGCAGTCAGTTCGGTCTGGTAGGCCTTCTGCCCCCCCATATCGACACGCTTGAGGAACAGGTTGAACGCTCCTATGAAGCCTTTTGCGATTTTCAGAACGATATCGACAAACATATTTTCCTGAGACAGCTGCAGGACGAGAACGAGACCCTGTACTACCGGCTGCTGCTGGAACATATCACCGAGATGATGCCCATCGTTTATACACCGGTGGTGGGCCTGGCGTGTGAGCGGTTCAGCCATATTTATCGTCGTCCCCGCGGGATTTTCATTTCTTATCCCGAACGTGATCAAATGGACGAGATCCTGGAAAATATCGAACGGGATATCGAGGTCATCGTGGTGACCGATGGGGAACGCATCCTGGGACTGGGCGACCAGGGGGCCGGTGGGATGGGAATTCCCATCGGTAAACTCTCGCTTTATACTCTCTGTGGCGGTATCGATCCGGCCAAGACACTCCCGATTCTACTTGATCTGGGAACGAACAACGAAGAACGTCTGGAAGACCCCCGCTACGTCGGCTGGCGGGAACACCGCATCAAAGGGGAGGAATACGATGCCTTTATCGACCAGTTCGTCCAGGCCGTCAAGAAACGGTTTCCGGATGTACTCCTGCAGTGGGAAGATTTCGCCTCAGTCGATGCTGAGCGGATTCTGGATAAATATCGGGACGACCTGTGTACCTTTAACGATGACATCCAGGGAACTGCTGCGGTCACAACGGGAACCATCCTCGCTGCGATTGAAGCAGCCGGCGGAAAACTCACCGACCAGAACATCGTCATGCTCGGAGCCGGCTCTGCAGGAGTGGGCATCTGCCTGCAGTTAAAACAGGCCATGCTACAATCCGGTCTGAGTGAGGATGAAGCAAAGGCCCGGTTTTATGTGATCGACCGCGATGGACTCCTGCATTCCGGCAGAAATGATCTGGATGAACTGCACCAGCAACTCGCACAGTCACCAGAGAACCTTCAGGGTTGGGACTGTGATGTGAGTGGTGCGATCTCCTTTGCGGATGTCGTCCGCAATGCCAAACCAGGCGTCCTGGTCGGCGCCACGGGACAGGCGGGCGCATTTACCGAAGAGATTATCCGGGAAATGGCCAGCCACGAAGAACATCCCGTCATCTTCCCGCTTTCGAATCCGACTTCGCGGGCCGAAGCGACACCAGAAGATCTGTTGAAATGGACGGACGGCAAAGCCGTTATCGCCACCGGCAGCCCTTTCGATCCAGTGGAATATAATGGCGTGACACATATCATTGCCCAGTGTAATAACAGTTACATCTTCCCTGCGATGGGACTGGGGATTCGGGCTTCCCGGGCGCGCCGGGTTACCGATTCCATGTTCATGGCGGCGGCGTTTGCCTTGAAAGAGGCCTCTCCGGCCCTCAAAGATCCGACGGCTTCACTGCTCCCTTCACTGACGATTATCCGTGATGTGGGTCGATCAATTGCCCGGGCTGTCGCGCAGGCAGCCATTGAAGCGGAAGTCGCAGATTCCCTGACCGCAGAAGAAATCGATCAGCGGATCGAAGAAACCATGTGGAAACCCGAATACAAGTCTCTCTAA